The following DNA comes from Candidatus Bathyarchaeota archaeon.
AATTTCATATATTAAATTTAACATTTTATGAAGCTGCTAATGCTTTATGGAGGAAATTTTACTTTTTAAAAGAGTTAAGTGAAATTGAATTAAAAAGAACGCTTCAAGGATTATGGATGTTTTTAGATAAGCTTTGCTTTATTCATTCTCATAAGGAAATAAAAGAAAAATCTCTTGAGCTTTCGATTAAACATGCTTTAACAATATATGATTCATCGTATCTAGCTTTAGCAGAAAACCTAAACTTAAACTTCATAACGCTTGATATAAAGCTTTATGAAAAATTAAAGGAAACCCCGCTGCATACAATAATGATTTGCCCATCAATATAAATAAATCGGGAAAAATTTTAATTGTGTGTAAGCCTATTTATTTACTCAAATTTGAGTATTTACCCAAAAATTTATATAAAAGAAGCTTGGTATAAAGCTTTCAAGGCGGTAAATAATGAGCAAATCACCTAAATTGATATTAAAGTTAACTGGAGCAGCTGCATTAGCGCCTATAGCTGTT
Coding sequences within:
- a CDS encoding type II toxin-antitoxin system VapC family toxin encodes the protein MRIEAVLDASAIVALYTPEEHSEWTKNIIKKYDKFHILNLTFYEAANALWRKFYFLKELSEIELKRTLQGLWMFLDKLCFIHSHKEIKEKSLELSIKHALTIYDSSYLALAENLNLNFITLDIKLYEKLKETPLHTIMICPSI